From the Chryseobacterium fluminis genome, the window TGGAAGATCTGGACAGTTCTGATGCTCCTTTTACGATCACCCAGCCTGAATTCATGAGAAGAATGAAAGAAATGCAGGCTACAGGCGGCGGCGGAATGTTCGGAATGGGCGGTTTTCCTGAAATGTACAACCTGGTAGTGAACTCCAACAGCGAATTGGCCAATCAGATTCTGAAAACTGAGGACACTGAAGAAAAGCAGGGTTTAATAAAATATGCTCTGGATCTTGCCAAACTCTCACAGAATTTACTGAAAGGAAAAGAGCTTACGGACTTTATCCAAAGAAGTTATAAACAACTGGAGAAATAAAGAGAAACGGTGTAGATAATCTACACCGTTTCTTTTTTGTTGTTTTTCTTCCATTGTAAGATGAGACCTATCAAGAATACTACCAGAACAATGAGCTGTATATAGAAATATTTGTCGTCTTTATCAAATGCCTGAACAGCACCTAATATCATTAAAAAAACATAGGATATAATTTCATTCTTCCTTTTTTGCTTCCATGCTAAAACTGAGAAAACAATGAGAGCAGCAAAATAAATAATTTGAAAAATAATTCTGGAAGTATCATCTTTAACAAATATTGGAGCAATAAAAAGTATTCCTAATATTATTATATAAATATATACATTTTTCATATTTAAAGGTACGTTTTTCTATTTGTAGTTTTTTAATTCTATAATTAAGATCGAAACAGTACTAGTAGCTAGCACTGTTTCGCTTCTAGGTTATCCGTGCATACATGTATGATAATCTGCTTCAGCATCGGCATTACAGGCTATCATAACTGCAGTAGCTGCTGCACCAGCAAGGACCGCTCCGGCACCAAATGATATTGCTCCACCAACAACCGCCACGGTCATACTCATTGCATAATTACGCATACATCTTCTGCTTGCCGTTGCAAATTTAGTCTGGCAATCTGCTTTAAGAACAGTCCCTAGCTGATTCAGCTGAGCATCAATTTCTTCTGTGACAAGCATATGTCTTTCTTCTTTACTATACTTGGAATAGAACTCCGAATTGTTCTTAATAAAAAAGTTTGCATTCGATTCCTGTTCCTGATATAACGCAATAAACTGATCTATATTTTTAACATTAGCATTTTTGTAAAGTAATTTAAGATCATCAATGGTTTTCACTTTTTCCAGCCCTGCTTGAATCATTGAAAAATTAGCACCTTTTTCCTGATTCAGCAAATCCTTAATCTTGGTTTCAATAATCAATTGATTTTTAATGTAACCTGATAAAGTGTTGAGATCGGAAGTTAAATAGTTTTCTGTTGCTTTTTTGTTCTGATCATTTTGGGCAGATAACTCCTCATTGTTGTTACAGGATTGTACAACCAGTAGGAAAAGTATTCCTACAATAGATAATTGCTATTTCATTTTTTTGTTTTTTACGTTTGGTAAAAGTATACAACAGATATATCACCCCACTTAGAATTTTTTTGTATCTTTTTTGCATTTTTTATGTACACAGGTTGTAGACCTGTTTCTTTTTTATATTTTTGTAAAAAAACGCTGATATGCAAAAAGAAAAATTACGTATTGCCAGAAAAAGAAAGGGATATACGCAGCAGCAGATCGCCGATGTGATCGCTACGGACGTTTCCAATTACAGCAGAAAAGAAAGTGGTGATGTCAAGATCATCAGAGATGAATGGGAGAAAATAGCCCACTTTTTAAACCTCCCCCTGGAGGAAATTTACGAGGAAGAAGAAGCTAAAGTTATTGTTAATAATGACCATCCGGTATATAATGATAATGCCTCTTCATCATCAGGGATCACGACGCAATTTAACAATATTTCAATGTCTGTTATTCAGAGTCTTCAGGACTATATTTCCCTGTTAAAGCAGGAAATCGACAGACTGAATGAAGAGTTAAAAACATTAAAAAGTAAAAAATAACAACAGATCGGGATGAATGTATCATCCCGGTTTTTTTACATCTTATCTTCCTTTCAATTCGGAAGAACTTCAATATACCCTCATCAGGAAAATCGAATCATGTTATCTGTAATTAATCAATCTATACCGGTTTTATTCCGGATAGGGTACTGTCTTTATTATTTTGGATCCAACACTTAAATTATATCAGTTCTACACTTGCTTTATAAAAGATCACCTAAGTTTTTAAAACTGAAGTGATCTTAATTTCTAATATCAACTTAATACCAGGCGTTAATCGTGTACTTATTCTGCCGAAATGATTTTTTAAGGCATCAAATTTCCTGACGGATGTA encodes:
- a CDS encoding helix-turn-helix transcriptional regulator; translated protein: MQKEKLRIARKRKGYTQQQIADVIATDVSNYSRKESGDVKIIRDEWEKIAHFLNLPLEEIYEEEEAKVIVNNDHPVYNDNASSSSGITTQFNNISMSVIQSLQDYISLLKQEIDRLNEELKTLKSKK